From a single Populus nigra chromosome 18, ddPopNigr1.1, whole genome shotgun sequence genomic region:
- the LOC133678384 gene encoding protein DEFECTIVE IN MERISTEM SILENCING 3-like, whose amino-acid sequence MFPPSNHPQDASSSALMQVDPKETSVAVSDEMQNGVFPQAQTIIYNSKKLQDDLHVLGMKIKHHEDNIKLLKRNKYKLDDSILDLQVTLGKYHSSTQPNTENDAHSSNPSEEETTKQILRLEKSAAGILCQLKMHHDTQTSHLSLKKDVLGVVATLGKVDDDNLSRLFSEYLGVETMLAIVCKTNEGVKALETYDKDGQINKGSGFHAVGASIGKELDGRFLVICLENLRPYCGEFMVDDPQRRLDLLKPKLPNGECPPGFIGFAVNMINVEFTNLFLLTGSGHGLRETLFYNLFSHVQVYKTREDMAFSLPCISDGAISLDGGMIKGAGVFSLGNRNDVDVRFPKSSVTSTLPDNYTDTKKHLKEMKWKRETMLEDIKREQALLDTARQSFERKKEEFVKFLAQSSAYATRVQAGFTPR is encoded by the exons atgtttccacCCAGCAACCATCCTCAG gatGCATCATCATCTGCGTTAATGCAAGTGGATCCGAAAGAAACTAGTGTGGCTGTCAGCGATGAGATGCAAAATGGAGTATTTCCACAAGCACAAACCATCATCTACAATTCTAAG AAACTTCAAGATGATTTGCATGTGTTAGGGATGAAAATCAAGCATCACGAAGACAACATTAAGTTACTGAAgagaaacaaatacaaattaGATGATTCCATTCTTGATCTTCAAG TTACCCTTGGCAAATATCATTCTTCAACACAGCCAAACACTGAAAATGATGCCCATTCCTCTAATCCGAGTGAGGAGGAAACGACCAAACAAATTCTACGGCTTGAAAAATCTGCTGCGGGTATTTTGTGCCAGCTGAAAATGCACCATGACACTCAAACTTCTCATCTGTCATTGAAAAAAGATGTACTTGGTGTTGTTGCTACACTTGGCAAGGTAGATGATGATAATCTTAGCAG GCTTTTCTCCGAGTACTTAGGTGTGGAGACTATGCTGGCAATTGTCTGTAAAACGAATGAAGGTGTGAAGGCTCTTGAAACATATGACAAGGATGGCCAGATAAATAAAGGCTCTGGCTTTCATGCCGTTGGTGCTTCTATTGGGAAGGAACTGGATGGTCGATTTCTTGTCATATGCCTTGAAAATCTAAG GCCCTATTGCGGTGAATTCATGGTGGATGACCCACAAAGGAGACTTGATCTCCTAAAGCCAAAATTACCCAATGGGGAGTGCCCACCTGGTTTCATTGGCTTTGCTGTAAATATGATCAATGTGGAATTCACAAATTTATTTCTTCTCACAGGCAGTGGACATGGCCTTAGAGAGACTCTATTTTATAACCTGTTCTCTCACGTGCAAGTTTATAAAACAAGGGAAGACATGGCGTTCTCCCTTCCTTGTATAAGTGATGGGGCCATTTCTCTGGATGGTGGGATGATAAAGGGTGCTGGTGTCTTTTCTCTAGGTAATCG GAATGATGTGGATGTAAGATTCCCAAAATCTTCTGTGACATCAACCCTACCCGACAACTACACTGACACCAAGAAGCATCTCAAGGAGATGAAATGGAAAAGGGAAACAATGCTGGAGGATATAAAGAGAGAACAAGCACTATTGGATACTGCAAGGCAAAGTTTCGAGAGAAAGAAGGAAGAGTTTGTTAAATTTCTGGCTCAAAGCTCAGCATATGCAACTCGG GTGCAGGCAGGATTTACTCCAAGATAA